The Oncorhynchus clarkii lewisi isolate Uvic-CL-2024 unplaced genomic scaffold, UVic_Ocla_1.0 unplaced_contig_800_pilon_pilon, whole genome shotgun sequence genome has a segment encoding these proteins:
- the LOC139394517 gene encoding salivary glue protein Sgs-3-like, giving the protein MILDPFSRRPTGPFSRRPTGPFSRRPTGPFSRRPTDPFSRRPTGLDPFSRRPTGLDPFSRRPTGLDPFSRRPTGLDPFSRRPTGLDPFSRRPTGLDPFSRRPTGLDPFSRRPTGLDPFSRRPTGLDPFSRRPTGLDPFSRRPTGLDPFSRRPTGLDPFSRRPTGLDPFSRRPTGLDPFSRRPTGLDPFSRRPTGLDPFSRRPTSLDPFSRRPTSLNPFSRRPTSLNPFSRRPTSLDTFSRRPTSLDTFSRRPTSLDPFSRRPTSLDTFSRRPTSLDTFRRHPTSLDTFS; this is encoded by the coding sequence ATGATCTTGGACCCATTTAGTCGACGCCCCACCGGCCCATTTAGTCGACGCCCCACCGGCCCATTTAGTCGACGCCCCACCGGCCCATTTAGTCGACGCCCCACCGACCCATTTAGTCGACGCCCCACCGGCCTCGACCCATTTAGTCGACGCCCCACCGGCCTCGACCCATTTAGTCGACGCCCCACCGGCCTCGACCCATTTAGTCGACGCCCCACCGGCCTCGACCCATTTAGTCGACGCCCCACCGGCCTCGACCCATTTAGTCGACGCCCCACCGGCCTCGACCCATTTAGTCGACGCCCCACCGGCCTCGACCCATTTAGTCGACGCCCCACCGGCCTCGACCCATTTAGTCGACGCCCCACCGGCCTCGACCCATTTAGTCGACGCCCCACCGGCCTCGACCCATTTAGTCGACGCCCCACCGGCCTCGACCCATTTAGTCGACGCCCCACCGGCCTCGACCCATTTAGTCGACGCCCCACCGGCCTCGACCCATTTAGTCGACGCCCCACCGGCCTCGACCCATTTAGTCGACGCCCCACCGGCCTCGACCCATTTAGTCGACGCCCCACCGGCCTCGACCCATTTAGTCGACGCCCCACCAGCCTCGACCCATTTAGTCGACGCCCCACCAGCCTCAACCCATTTAGTCGACGCCCCACCAGCCTCAACCCATTTAGTCGACGCCCCACCAGCCTCGACACATTTAGTCGACGCCCCACCAGCCTCGACACATTTAGTCGACGCCCCACCAGCCTCGACCCATTTAGTCGACGCCCCACCAGCCTCGACACATTTAGTCGACGCCCCACCAGCCTCGACACATTTCGTCGACATCCCACCAGCCTCGACACATTTAGTTGA